The genomic interval CCGAGGGCCGGGAGGTGAGGACCCCAACTTCGCTACTGTGAACAATGGTGTGGGCCTATGTGTCCACTGTCACCAGGCCATTCCCGCCGATGAGATTAAGGCTCAGGCCCGGGGGGAATCGCCGCACGGAAAGTGGCGGGACCGGCTCTACTGCGTAGTGGCGGTGCGCTACCAGCCCAAGCTGGACGATCAGGGAAGGCCGCGGCGCTACCAGAGCGGGGAAAAGGCTGGGCAGATCATGACTGAAAAGGTCCGCTTCTTCCGGCCGCCCAACGATTTGGATCTCAAAGCCCTAGCCGAAGCTGAAAGACGCTTGCAGGAGCGCTGGCCTGAATGGGAGCGGCAGGGGCTTATTCCTATTGAGAGCATCCCCAGGGGCCATAAAACCATGGAACCTCTTCGCGCAGGTATGACCCGCTGGTGCGACATGTTTACGCCGCGCCAGCTCTTTGGCCACCTCGTTCTAGTAGAGGAACTGAACCGGCTCAAGCCGAAGATCCTCGAGGAGCTGGGCGAGGAACGCGGCCGCGCGGTTATTACGTATCTCCAGTTCACACTTGATAAAGTATTGGATTACAACAGCAAGCAGACTTTGTGGCATTTTACCAGGGGAGTTGTATCACATACATTCACACGCCATGATTTTTCGATAAAATGGACCTTTGGGGAACTCATTTTATCGGGTGCAAATTCGGGGTTGAAATGGGCACTCTCGCAGATAATTGATGCCTACGCCAAAATAGCTGGATTATTAAAGCCCCTGCATGAAAGGCTTAACGGGGCCGCGCCGCCGGTAACCATCCTCTTCGGCACCGCTGCCCACCTGGACCTGCCCGACCAGTCGGTTGACCTGGTGTGCATGGACC from Clostridia bacterium carries:
- a CDS encoding DUF1156 domain-containing protein; its protein translation is RGPGGEDPNFATVNNGVGLCVHCHQAIPADEIKAQARGESPHGKWRDRLYCVVAVRYQPKLDDQGRPRRYQSGEKAGQIMTEKVRFFRPPNDLDLKALAEAERRLQERWPEWERQGLIPIESIPRGHKTMEPLRAGMTRWCDMFTPRQLFGHLVLVEELNRLKPKILEELGEERGRAVITYLQFTLDKVLDYNSKQTLWHFTRGVVSHTFTRHDFSIKWTFGELILSGANSGLKWALSQIIDAYAKIAGLLKPLHERLNGAAPPVTILFGTAAHLDLPDQSVDLVCMDPPYYNNVQYAELSDYFYVWQRRTLQDLYPDLFRRRLTNKLDEAVANPARDGSAAGAERQYERLMGEIFAECRRVLKDDGLMTIMFTHKSQEAWEALTRSLIESGWTITSSMPVESEAAESIHQKDMAAAASSIFLTCRKRKTKGAVPATWTGLGGTGVVQRVREAVRQGLKEFELLKLSPVDEMVASYGRALKVLSEHWPVLDGDELVSPTRAMNEASAVVAHYQMARLTQGRLEVNDLNPEAAMALTIYGIFGLASFPYDEA